The Lysinibacillus pakistanensis genome includes a window with the following:
- a CDS encoding LuxR C-terminal-related transcriptional regulator: MPNILLASKTTVPKMNEQIIARNRLTAIFQQTAAKLIVVQAPAGYGKTTLLSSWFHQLDKKVAWYTVDQTDNDPIRYWKYLIHSIGHSLQPEAAARINAILHAQPQLPLEYLVDALLNEISLSTEQIHIMIDDYHHIYNAAIHQMMTRLIDFLPEQCFIYVASRSTISLPFAKWRLNHYLLEIGVEDLLFTYEEAREFYKKVNIQLDAKELQKVFNVTEGWATGLQLTNLARFQNVGDEPFRESHSNAAQYLMKEVVTKLAPSLQTFLLYTSLLEQLTPETCNVLTNQTNAQQVLLELEKQGLFISRVETEDQVYRYHNLLRETLRQELNHRFSQNDILDLYKKAAVALYHNRNFLSAIELALSGGLFTYAEQWIHEHIVMFLSCGHSTSYINWINILLTNGYEVHPELMVMYAYTLAALHNLDDASHILLELEQKHEVNQWMDKAEYASAVDDFLGVKAYIFVMKNGNLAKGAEYIRQRLERKPVGSKWDAIFIQYNQKEHILFRTNIGSKGKLLSDEQAMSFFARFRTGEFKNLSMTGYSYGMRAEKLYEWNRFDELSTELEEALRSGHQFRDAGLLVPMYILKSKVAALENQYIVAQALLDHAMENVSERHWMNAIRVMKVLLFLRDHNIVQAEQELAKIKVNADMDSPFYSLVKARYLLIKGHLQEAQQLIIQVQLQAEQQGQLSTRIEATILLAICLAELGQTDEALLAFHQALKFAEPYNYTRTFLDECNICALLENYVDVRQKASKGEWDEVSINYAYQLLECAHEHKQVPALEILTAREQEIFSLLTAGASNKEIAEQLFLSEGTIRVYLSAIYSKLGVKNRAQALLLKQP, from the coding sequence ATGCCAAATATTTTATTAGCCTCAAAAACGACTGTACCAAAAATGAACGAGCAAATTATTGCACGAAATCGTTTAACAGCCATTTTTCAACAGACTGCTGCAAAGTTAATCGTAGTACAGGCGCCAGCAGGATATGGAAAAACAACCTTGTTAAGTAGCTGGTTTCATCAACTTGATAAAAAAGTTGCTTGGTATACAGTTGACCAAACTGATAATGATCCGATTCGCTATTGGAAATATTTAATTCATTCTATTGGCCATTCCTTACAGCCAGAAGCAGCAGCTCGGATTAATGCCATACTACATGCTCAGCCACAGCTACCACTTGAATATTTAGTAGACGCCCTATTAAATGAAATATCATTATCTACTGAACAAATTCACATTATGATTGATGATTATCATCATATTTATAATGCAGCTATTCATCAAATGATGACTCGTCTTATTGATTTCTTACCAGAACAGTGCTTTATTTACGTGGCAAGTAGATCGACTATTTCATTACCTTTTGCAAAATGGAGGTTAAATCATTACTTGCTTGAAATTGGTGTAGAGGATTTACTTTTTACGTATGAAGAAGCGAGAGAATTTTATAAAAAGGTAAATATACAATTGGATGCTAAGGAGCTACAAAAAGTTTTTAATGTAACAGAGGGCTGGGCTACAGGTTTGCAATTAACTAATTTAGCAAGATTTCAAAATGTTGGTGACGAACCATTTAGAGAAAGTCATTCTAATGCAGCGCAATATTTAATGAAAGAGGTTGTTACCAAACTTGCTCCATCTCTCCAAACATTTCTTCTGTATACCTCACTTTTGGAACAACTAACTCCTGAGACATGTAATGTTCTAACGAATCAAACTAATGCTCAACAAGTTTTGTTAGAGCTTGAGAAACAAGGATTATTTATTAGTAGAGTTGAAACGGAAGATCAGGTTTATCGATACCATAATTTGTTAAGAGAAACATTACGTCAAGAATTGAATCATCGTTTTTCTCAGAATGATATTTTGGATTTATATAAAAAAGCTGCTGTTGCGTTATATCATAATAGGAATTTTTTATCAGCCATAGAGCTTGCGTTAAGTGGTGGGTTATTTACCTATGCTGAGCAATGGATTCATGAACATATTGTCATGTTTCTTTCCTGTGGGCATTCAACATCCTATATAAATTGGATTAATATTTTATTGACGAATGGTTATGAGGTACATCCAGAATTGATGGTCATGTACGCCTATACACTTGCTGCATTACACAATCTAGATGATGCATCTCATATACTACTTGAGCTAGAACAAAAACATGAGGTAAATCAGTGGATGGATAAAGCCGAATATGCATCTGCTGTAGATGATTTTTTAGGTGTGAAAGCCTATATTTTTGTCATGAAAAACGGAAATCTTGCAAAAGGGGCAGAATACATTCGGCAAAGGTTGGAGAGAAAACCTGTAGGATCAAAGTGGGACGCTATTTTTATTCAATACAATCAAAAAGAGCATATTCTGTTTCGGACGAATATTGGCTCCAAAGGAAAACTGCTTTCAGATGAACAAGCTATGTCCTTTTTTGCAAGGTTTAGAACAGGTGAATTTAAGAATTTAAGCATGACTGGCTATAGCTATGGAATGCGCGCGGAAAAATTATATGAGTGGAATCGCTTTGATGAGCTATCAACAGAATTAGAGGAGGCTTTACGTTCTGGTCATCAATTCCGAGATGCAGGATTATTAGTGCCGATGTACATTCTAAAAAGTAAAGTTGCTGCTTTAGAAAATCAGTATATAGTGGCTCAGGCCTTGTTAGATCATGCAATGGAGAATGTAAGTGAACGTCATTGGATGAATGCAATAAGAGTAATGAAGGTACTATTATTTTTACGTGATCATAATATTGTCCAAGCAGAACAGGAGCTAGCTAAGATCAAAGTAAACGCTGATATGGATTCTCCATTTTATTCACTAGTAAAAGCTCGTTATTTACTTATAAAGGGGCACCTTCAAGAAGCACAGCAACTTATCATACAGGTGCAATTACAGGCAGAACAACAAGGGCAGCTATCCACTCGAATTGAAGCAACAATTTTATTAGCTATATGCTTGGCAGAGCTAGGACAAACAGATGAGGCACTGTTGGCATTCCATCAAGCCTTAAAATTCGCTGAACCTTATAACTATACACGAACCTTTTTGGATGAGTGCAATATTTGTGCTCTATTAGAAAACTACGTTGATGTTCGACAGAAAGCTTCTAAAGGTGAATGGGATGAGGTCTCCATTAACTATGCTTATCAATTGCTAGAGTGTGCTCATGAACATAAACAAGTACCAGCATTAGAGATTCTTACTGCGCGTGAACAAGAAATATTTTCACTACTTACAGCAGGTGCCTCTAATAAGGAAATAGCAGAGCAACTATTTTTATCTGAGGGTACCATACGTGTCTATCTTTCAGCCATCTATAGTAAGCTAGGCGTTAAAAATAGAGCGCAGGCATTATTATTAAAACAGCCTTAA
- the tnpB gene encoding IS66 family insertion sequence element accessory protein TnpB (TnpB, as the term is used for proteins encoded by IS66 family insertion elements, is considered an accessory protein, since TnpC, encoded by a neighboring gene, is a DDE family transposase.) — protein sequence MKHDFTSVQNIYIICGKTDMRKGIDGLATLIQDSFELDPYSDSIFLFSGTSKDRYKCLYFDGDGFAMLYKRLDNGKLQWPKDEKEVRNLSQQELRWLLEGLSLQQPKAISKSATGVF from the coding sequence ATGAAGCATGATTTTACGAGTGTGCAAAACATCTATATCATCTGTGGCAAGACGGATATGCGAAAAGGCATTGATGGTCTCGCTACACTTATTCAGGATTCTTTTGAACTGGACCCCTATAGCGATTCCATTTTCTTATTTTCTGGAACGAGCAAAGACCGTTATAAATGTTTGTACTTTGATGGAGATGGCTTCGCTATGCTTTATAAACGATTAGATAATGGGAAACTGCAATGGCCAAAAGATGAAAAGGAAGTGCGTAACCTTTCTCAACAGGAGCTTCGCTGGCTCTTAGAAGGATTATCGCTTCAGCAGCCAAAGGCAATTTCGAAATCTGCAACAGGTGTCTTTTAA
- the tnpC gene encoding IS66 family transposase, producing the protein MLEQQLAQSNRQIEALTEQVRQLTKALYGSKSEKSKYQAPDGQGSLFDDDPSFSESEQTEEQSTPTVTYIVERKLHKKKRNDSFHDGIEIEKIHHHPTNTQCDCCLGQMTEAGTTIAREEAKFIPAIMMRIQHIEHAYECKHCKMDATQKAQMKRGKAPQAAIQRSIAGPTVLAKLIYDKFIQYLPLYRQVKEWERYGLLTNDKNLSNWVIRSAEDWLLPVYEQMKQTLTAKSVLHVDETYAQIIKRSDGKSGQSNAYNWVFRSVPSQGPIIVLFHSALSRSRSILIEFTKGFKGTVICDGYSAYGNLPDVTFANCWAHVRRYWLKADSKNGQIGVDFCDQLYRLERQFKHLPPGKRRKSRQKYSKPIVEKFLKWVDESPFFGKNALAKAAEYTLNRIHGLKAFLFDGRIEMDNNPAENAIRPNVIGRKNWLFSVSEAGAKANAICLSLAETAKTNGIDFYQYLVKLLTELPNLPIQQQPEILQDYMPWSKNIQATCSK; encoded by the coding sequence ATGCTTGAGCAACAATTAGCTCAGTCAAATCGACAAATCGAAGCATTGACTGAACAAGTTCGCCAATTAACCAAGGCTTTATATGGTTCAAAATCGGAAAAATCAAAGTATCAAGCACCAGACGGACAAGGCTCTTTATTCGATGACGATCCGTCTTTTAGCGAATCTGAGCAGACAGAAGAACAAAGCACGCCAACTGTTACGTATATCGTTGAGCGTAAACTACATAAGAAAAAACGGAATGATTCTTTTCATGATGGGATTGAAATAGAAAAAATTCACCATCATCCCACCAATACACAATGCGACTGTTGCCTTGGCCAAATGACTGAAGCCGGTACAACTATAGCGCGTGAAGAAGCAAAATTCATTCCAGCAATAATGATGCGCATCCAGCATATTGAACATGCCTACGAGTGCAAGCACTGTAAAATGGATGCCACACAAAAAGCACAAATGAAACGTGGAAAAGCCCCACAAGCTGCCATTCAGCGAAGCATTGCGGGACCTACCGTTCTAGCAAAACTCATCTATGATAAGTTCATCCAATACTTGCCTCTTTACCGTCAGGTAAAGGAGTGGGAACGATACGGCCTGCTTACGAATGATAAGAACTTATCAAACTGGGTGATCCGTTCAGCTGAAGATTGGCTTCTACCGGTTTATGAACAGATGAAGCAGACATTAACAGCAAAATCTGTTCTACATGTGGATGAAACCTATGCGCAAATAATCAAACGTTCAGACGGAAAATCCGGTCAATCGAATGCCTACAATTGGGTGTTCCGCAGCGTGCCAAGCCAAGGACCGATTATCGTTCTTTTTCATAGTGCATTATCGAGAAGTCGTTCTATACTAATAGAATTTACAAAAGGCTTTAAAGGAACGGTGATTTGTGATGGCTACTCGGCATACGGCAATCTTCCTGATGTCACGTTCGCTAACTGTTGGGCGCATGTGCGACGATATTGGCTAAAAGCCGATAGCAAAAACGGGCAAATTGGCGTGGATTTCTGTGACCAACTGTATCGCCTAGAACGTCAATTTAAGCATCTTCCACCAGGTAAACGCCGAAAATCACGGCAAAAATATTCAAAGCCGATTGTAGAGAAATTCTTAAAATGGGTGGATGAATCGCCTTTCTTCGGAAAAAATGCCTTAGCTAAAGCTGCCGAATACACATTAAATCGAATACATGGATTAAAAGCTTTTCTGTTCGATGGCCGAATTGAGATGGATAATAATCCAGCTGAAAATGCGATTCGCCCAAATGTGATTGGTCGCAAGAACTGGCTATTTTCTGTTAGTGAAGCTGGTGCTAAAGCAAATGCCATCTGTTTGAGTTTAGCAGAAACAGCCAAAACAAACGGCATTGATTTTTATCAGTACCTTGTGAAGCTATTAACGGAGCTACCAAATTTACCGATTCAACAACAGCCAGAGATCTTACAAGATTACATGCCTTGGTCAAAAAATATCCAAGCCACATGTTCAAAATAG
- a CDS encoding S-layer homology domain-containing protein, whose protein sequence is MKQRIEAEVFNDIPGNHLYFEEIGKVQQAGLFVGIDGNFQPKAYMTRAQMAKVLVLALNLTSTSTKKATFYDVPMTHWAHDYISILAANGITTGDNGSFRPNNPVTRAEFAVFLHRALKNLKTHQWLKIVDEFLRIANY, encoded by the coding sequence ATGAAACAGAGGATAGAAGCGGAAGTATTCAACGATATTCCTGGAAATCATCTATACTTTGAGGAAATCGGTAAAGTGCAACAAGCAGGACTGTTTGTGGGAATTGATGGAAACTTCCAACCAAAAGCTTACATGACCCGTGCTCAAATGGCGAAAGTATTAGTATTGGCTTTGAATTTGACTTCAACTTCAACAAAAAAGGCCACATTTTATGATGTACCAATGACACATTGGGCACATGACTATATTTCCATTCTAGCAGCCAATGGTATTACAACAGGAGATAATGGTAGCTTTAGACCGAATAATCCTGTAACACGAGCAGAGTTTGCAGTATTTTTACACCGAGCTTTAAAAAATTTAAAAACTCATCAATGGCTAAAAATCGTTGATGAGTTTCTTCGTATAGCAAACTATTAA